A region from the Pseudomonas sp. P8_229 genome encodes:
- a CDS encoding ABC transporter substrate-binding protein, producing MLKHAVIPFLVGAGLLASAPFASAATNLVFCSEGSPAGFDPGQYTTGTDFDASAETMFNRLSQFERGGTAVIPGLATSWDISPDGLTYTFHLREGVKFHTTPYFKPTREFNADDVLFTFNRMINKDDPFRKAYPTEFPYFTDMGMDTNITKIDKVDDHTVKFTLKEVDAAFIQNMAMSFASVQSAEYAAQLLKEGKAADINQKPIGTGPFVFKSYQKDSNIRYTGNKDYWKPEDVKIDNLIFAITTDPSVRIQKLKKNECQVTLFPRPADLAALKADKTLKMPDQAGFNLGYIAYNVMDKVKGSNEPNPLADLRVRQALDMAVNKPQIIDSVYQGAGQLAVNAMPPTQWSYDTTIKDAKYDPEKAKQLLKEAGVKEGTEIVLWAMPVQRPYNPNAKLMAEMLQSDWKKIGLNVKITSYEWGEYIKRSKGGENQAMIIGWSGDNGDPDNWLNVLFGCDSLSGNNFSKWCDKKFDGLVKEAKRTTDQAKRTELYKQAQHVLKDAVPMTPIAHSTVYQPMRANVQDFKISPFGLNSFYGVSVSN from the coding sequence ATGCTTAAACACGCGGTCATTCCGTTTTTAGTCGGCGCAGGCTTGTTAGCCTCCGCACCTTTCGCATCCGCTGCGACTAACCTGGTGTTCTGCTCCGAAGGGAGCCCGGCCGGTTTTGATCCAGGCCAGTACACCACCGGAACCGACTTCGACGCCTCAGCCGAAACCATGTTCAACCGTCTGAGCCAGTTCGAGCGTGGCGGCACCGCCGTTATCCCTGGCCTGGCCACCAGTTGGGACATTTCCCCGGATGGCCTGACTTACACCTTCCACCTGCGTGAAGGCGTCAAGTTCCACACCACCCCGTATTTCAAGCCGACTCGTGAGTTCAACGCCGACGACGTGCTGTTCACCTTCAATCGCATGATTAACAAGGATGACCCGTTCCGTAAGGCGTACCCGACCGAATTCCCGTACTTCACCGACATGGGGATGGACACCAACATCACCAAGATCGATAAAGTCGACGACCACACCGTCAAGTTCACTCTGAAAGAAGTCGACGCCGCGTTCATCCAGAACATGGCCATGAGCTTCGCTTCAGTACAGTCCGCCGAGTACGCTGCCCAGCTGCTCAAGGAAGGCAAGGCTGCCGATATCAACCAGAAGCCGATCGGCACCGGCCCGTTCGTGTTCAAGAGCTATCAGAAAGACTCGAACATCCGTTACACCGGCAACAAGGACTACTGGAAACCTGAAGACGTGAAGATCGACAACCTGATCTTCGCCATCACCACCGACCCGTCGGTGCGCATCCAGAAGCTGAAAAAGAACGAGTGCCAGGTCACCCTGTTCCCGCGTCCGGCGGATCTCGCGGCACTCAAGGCCGACAAGACCCTGAAGATGCCTGACCAGGCCGGTTTCAACCTCGGCTACATCGCCTACAACGTGATGGACAAGGTCAAGGGCAGCAACGAGCCTAACCCGCTGGCTGACCTGCGCGTGCGCCAGGCGCTGGACATGGCGGTGAACAAGCCGCAGATCATCGACTCGGTTTACCAGGGCGCCGGCCAACTGGCCGTCAACGCCATGCCGCCGACCCAATGGTCCTACGACACCACCATCAAGGACGCCAAGTACGATCCTGAAAAAGCCAAGCAACTGCTCAAGGAAGCAGGCGTCAAGGAAGGTACCGAGATCGTTCTGTGGGCGATGCCGGTTCAGCGTCCGTACAACCCGAACGCCAAGCTGATGGCTGAAATGCTCCAGTCCGACTGGAAGAAGATCGGCTTGAACGTGAAGATCACCAGCTACGAGTGGGGCGAGTACATCAAGCGCTCCAAAGGTGGCGAGAACCAGGCCATGATCATTGGCTGGAGCGGTGACAATGGTGACCCGGACAACTGGCTGAACGTGCTGTTCGGCTGCGACTCGCTCAGCGGCAACAACTTCTCCAAGTGGTGCGACAAGAAGTTCGACGGTCTCGTCAAGGAAGCCAAGCGCACTACCGACCAGGCCAAGCGCACCGAACTGTACAAACAGGCGCAACACGTCCTCAAAGATGCAGTCCCAATGACACCTATCGCTCACTCGACGGTGTACCAACCCATGCGCGCCAACGTGCAGGACTTCAAGATCAGCCCATTCGGCTTGAACTCCTTCTACGGCGTCAGCGTCAGCAATTAA
- a CDS encoding ABC transporter substrate-binding protein, which yields MRHTLVFSALLGAGLLAATSTSYAASKSLVFCSEGSPAGFDTAQYTTATDNDAAEPLYNRLVEFEKGATNVVPGLATKWDISEDGLKYTFHLREGVQFHTTPYFKPTRDFNADDVLFTFNRMLDPQQPFRKAYPTEFPYFNGMSLNKNIAKVEKTGPLTVEFTLNSVDAAFIQNIAMSFAAILSAEYADKLLAEGKPSDINQKPVGTGPFVFKSYQKDSNIRYTGNKHYWDPSRVKLDNLIFAINTDASVRVQKLKAGECQITLHPRPADVEALKADPKLQLISKPGFNLGYIAYNVRHKPFDQLEVRQALDMAVNKQGILNAVYQGAGQLAVNAMPPTQWSYDDTIKDAAYNPEKAKELLKAAGVKEGTEITLWAMPVQRPYNPNAKLMAEMLQADWAKIGLKVKIVSYEWGEYIKRTKNGEHDISLIGWTGDNGDPDNWLGTLYSCDAIGGNNYSMWCDPAYDKLVKEAKVVTDRDQRTMLYKQAQQLLKQQVPITPVAHSTVNQPLSARVEGFKVSPFGRNVFSGVSID from the coding sequence ATGCGCCATACCTTGGTTTTTTCCGCACTGCTGGGCGCCGGCCTGTTGGCCGCCACGTCCACCAGTTACGCCGCCAGCAAGAGCCTGGTGTTCTGCTCCGAAGGCAGCCCGGCGGGTTTTGATACCGCGCAATACACGACGGCGACCGACAACGACGCCGCCGAGCCGCTGTACAACCGCCTGGTCGAGTTCGAAAAAGGCGCGACCAACGTCGTACCGGGTCTGGCAACCAAGTGGGATATTTCCGAGGATGGTCTCAAGTACACCTTTCACCTGCGTGAAGGGGTGCAATTTCATACAACGCCGTACTTCAAACCGACGCGCGATTTCAACGCCGACGACGTGCTGTTCACGTTTAACCGCATGCTCGATCCGCAACAGCCATTCCGTAAGGCTTATCCGACCGAGTTCCCATATTTCAACGGGATGAGCCTGAACAAGAACATCGCCAAGGTCGAAAAGACCGGGCCGCTGACCGTGGAGTTCACGCTCAACAGCGTCGACGCTGCGTTCATCCAGAACATCGCCATGAGCTTCGCCGCCATCCTGTCCGCCGAATACGCCGACAAGCTGCTGGCCGAAGGCAAGCCGAGCGACATCAACCAGAAGCCGGTCGGTACCGGGCCGTTCGTGTTCAAGAGCTATCAGAAAGACTCGAACATCCGTTACACCGGTAATAAACATTACTGGGATCCGAGCCGGGTCAAACTCGACAATCTGATCTTCGCGATCAACACCGACGCATCGGTGCGCGTGCAGAAGCTCAAGGCCGGCGAATGCCAGATCACCCTGCATCCGCGCCCTGCCGATGTTGAAGCGCTGAAGGCTGATCCGAAACTGCAGCTGATTTCCAAGCCAGGCTTCAACCTCGGTTACATCGCCTACAACGTGCGCCACAAGCCCTTCGACCAGCTCGAAGTGCGTCAGGCTCTGGACATGGCGGTGAATAAACAAGGGATTCTCAACGCTGTTTATCAAGGCGCCGGGCAATTGGCCGTCAACGCCATGCCGCCGACCCAGTGGTCCTATGACGACACTATCAAGGACGCCGCCTACAACCCGGAAAAAGCCAAGGAGCTGCTCAAGGCTGCCGGCGTCAAAGAAGGCACCGAAATCACCCTGTGGGCGATGCCGGTACAGCGTCCGTACAACCCGAACGCCAAACTGATGGCCGAAATGCTCCAGGCGGACTGGGCCAAGATCGGCCTGAAAGTGAAGATCGTCAGCTACGAATGGGGCGAGTACATCAAGCGCACCAAGAATGGCGAGCACGACATCAGTCTGATCGGCTGGACCGGTGACAACGGGGACCCGGACAACTGGCTGGGCACCCTGTACAGCTGCGACGCCATTGGCGGCAACAACTATTCCATGTGGTGCGATCCGGCTTACGACAAGCTGGTCAAAGAGGCCAAGGTCGTCACCGACCGCGACCAGCGCACCATGCTCTACAAACAGGCGCAGCAGTTGCTCAAGCAGCAAGTGCCGATCACGCCTGTCGCCCATTCGACGGTCAACCAGCCGTTAAGCGCCAGGGTTGAAGGCTTCAAAGTCAGCCCCTTCGGTCGCAATGTGTTCTCGGGCGTCAGTATCGATTAA
- a CDS encoding ABC transporter substrate-binding protein: MPRSTLKPLLISLALAATTPIANAATTLVYCSEASPAGFDPSQYTSGTDFDASAETVFNRLTQFQRGGTDIEPGLATQWDVSSDGLQYTFHLHQNVKFHTTDYFKPTRDLNADDVLFTFQRLLDPDNAFRKAYPAESPYFTDMGLNTTIKSVEKLDDQTVRFNLNNVDAAFVQNLAMSFASVQSAEYAAQLLKEGKAADLNQKPVGTGPFVFKRYQKDSQIRYAANKAYWKPEDVKIDNLIFSITPDAAVRLQKLKTGECQVSGYPRPADIEVMEKDPNLRVLKQAGFNLGFLAYNTTHPPLDQLKVRQALDMAIDKPAIIKAVYQSAGQLAQNALPPAQWSYDPNIKDAPYDPVKAKALLKEAGVASGTTINLWAMTVQRASNPNARMSAQMIQQDWDKIGIKANIVSYEWGEYIKRAKNGEHDAMIYGWTGDNGDPDNWLGVLYSCAAVKGSNYAKWCDPAYDKLVQAAKVTTDKAQRVKLYQQAQLILKQQVPITPIANSTVFQPLRKEVTDFKISPFGLTPFYGVGINK, translated from the coding sequence ATGCCAAGATCCACCCTCAAACCGCTCTTGATCTCCCTGGCCCTGGCCGCAACCACCCCCATAGCGAACGCTGCCACAACCCTGGTCTACTGCTCCGAAGCCAGCCCCGCCGGCTTCGACCCCAGCCAATACACCAGCGGCACCGACTTCGACGCGTCCGCCGAAACCGTCTTCAACCGCCTCACCCAATTCCAGCGCGGCGGCACCGACATCGAACCCGGTCTGGCGACCCAATGGGACGTCTCCAGCGACGGACTCCAGTACACCTTCCACCTGCACCAAAACGTAAAATTCCACACCACCGACTACTTCAAACCAACCCGCGACCTCAACGCCGATGACGTGCTGTTCACCTTCCAGCGCCTGCTCGACCCGGACAATGCCTTTCGCAAAGCCTACCCCGCCGAGTCCCCCTACTTCACCGACATGGGCCTGAACACCACCATCAAATCGGTCGAAAAACTCGACGACCAGACCGTGCGCTTCAACCTGAACAACGTCGACGCCGCGTTCGTGCAAAACCTCGCCATGAGCTTCGCCTCCGTGCAATCGGCCGAATACGCCGCCCAACTGTTAAAGGAAGGCAAAGCCGCCGACCTCAACCAGAAACCGGTGGGCACCGGCCCGTTCGTGTTCAAGCGCTACCAGAAAGACTCGCAGATCCGCTACGCCGCCAACAAGGCCTACTGGAAACCCGAAGACGTGAAGATCGACAACCTGATCTTCTCGATCACCCCCGACGCCGCCGTGCGCCTGCAGAAGCTCAAGACCGGCGAATGCCAGGTCAGCGGCTACCCGCGCCCAGCCGACATCGAAGTGATGGAAAAGGACCCGAACCTGCGCGTGCTCAAGCAGGCCGGTTTCAACCTCGGCTTCCTCGCCTACAACACCACTCACCCGCCGCTCGATCAGCTCAAGGTCCGTCAGGCGCTGGACATGGCCATCGACAAACCGGCGATCATCAAAGCTGTCTACCAGAGTGCCGGCCAGCTGGCGCAAAACGCCTTGCCGCCGGCGCAATGGTCGTATGACCCAAATATCAAGGACGCACCCTACGACCCTGTAAAAGCCAAGGCGCTACTCAAGGAAGCCGGGGTTGCATCGGGTACCACCATCAATCTCTGGGCGATGACCGTGCAGCGCGCCTCCAACCCGAATGCGCGAATGTCGGCGCAGATGATCCAGCAGGATTGGGACAAGATCGGCATCAAGGCCAACATCGTCAGCTACGAATGGGGCGAGTACATCAAGCGCGCCAAGAATGGCGAACACGACGCGATGATCTATGGTTGGACAGGTGACAACGGCGACCCGGACAACTGGCTCGGCGTGCTGTACAGCTGCGCGGCAGTCAAGGGCAGCAACTACGCCAAGTGGTGCGACCCGGCCTACGACAAACTGGTGCAAGCAGCCAAGGTGACGACCGACAAGGCGCAACGGGTAAAACTGTATCAACAGGCGCAACTGATCCTTAAACAGCAGGTGCCGATCACGCCAATTGCCAACTCCACGGTGTTCCAGCCGCTGCGCAAGGAAGTGACCGACTTCAAGATCAGCCCGTTCGGCCTCACACCCTTCTACGGCGTGGGTATAAATAAGTAA